A DNA window from Camelina sativa cultivar DH55 chromosome 13, Cs, whole genome shotgun sequence contains the following coding sequences:
- the LOC104735933 gene encoding uncharacterized protein LOC104735933 — protein MEESSIQPLRTCLPATGSSSSSSSIPPPPPPASSSSFSSQVKEQESSTEGDGVSRSQPSTGNQLDVSIQIPPKGAMPTLGILRNLSLKRKSSLPNYERRLLLSPSVSETSSEKPLVASSITSPYWKRCLSLPSTNAARLSMAASTPPVSAVVVHSEQPKSNKDGVHASVSRSLSMPGRNKVIVRAVSFDDNKNHISNEASGDQITPGPAEESEEEIPEEEAVCRICLDVCEEGNTLKMECSCKGDLRLVHEHCAIKWFSTKGTRTCDVCRQEVRNLPVILLRVPTINQLTNRRELTQQSSQPQTISVGQEFVVLVLISTVCYFFFLEHLLIRDLKSQAVFVAAPFSFTLALLASTFAVILAIREYIWTYAALEFALVALLLHLLYATLEVPVIYAMLFAGIMGFGIAMGLNLLCICYSSHRVRFPQNPNLV, from the exons ATGGAAGAATCTTCAATTCAACCACTCAGAACTTGTCTTCCCGCTACTGGttcttcatcgtcatcttcttcgattcctcctcctcctcctcctgctagttcttcttctttttcttctcag GTTAAAGAACAAGAATCTTCTACTGAAGGTGATGGTGTCTCCAGATCTCAACCAAGTACTGGAAACCAATTGGATGTTTCAATCCAAATACCACCAAAAGGAGCTATGCCCACTTTAGGAATCTTGCGGAACTTGAGTCTCAAAAGGAAGTCTTCTCTACCTAACTATGAGAGAAGACTGTTACTAAGTCCTAGTGTTTCAGAAACCAGCAGTGAAAAGCCTCTTGTTGCAAGTTCCATCACTTCGCCTTATTGGAAAAGGTGTTTGTCACTTCCTTCTACTAATGCTGCTAGATTGTCAATGGCTGCATCTACTCCTCCTGTTTCAGCTGTGGTGGTTCATAGTGAACAACCTAAATCTAAT AAAGATGGTGTTCATGCATCAGTTTCAAGATCCTTGTCAATGCCCGGGAGAAACAAAGTCATTGTACGAGCTGTTTCTTTTGACGATAACAAGAATCACATTTCGAACGAAGCAAGTGGCG ATCAAATCACTCCGGGTCCCGctgaagaatcagaagaagaaatccctgaagaagaagcagtttGCCGGATATGTCTTGATGTGTGTGAAGAAGGTAACACACTGAAAATGGAATGCAGTTGCAAAGGTGACCTCAGACTCGTTCACGAACACTGTGCCATTAAGTGGTTTAGTACAAAGGGAACGCGAACCTGCGATGTTTGCAGACAAGAAGTCCGAAACTTACCAGTGATTTTGCTTCGTGTCCCAACAATTAATCAACTCACCAATAGACGGGAACTCACTCAGCAGAGTTCACAGCCACAAACCATTAG TGTTGGGCAAGAGTTTGTAGTGCTTGTACTCATTAGCACCGTCtgctacttcttcttccttgaacATTTACTG ATTCGTGACTTGAAGTCACAGGCAGTCTTTGTAGCAGCGCCATTTTCATTCACCTTAGCTCTCTTAGCCTCAACTTTTGCCGTCATCCTCG CGATCAGAGAATACATATGGACATACGCCGCTCTCGAGTTTGCATTAGTAGCCTTACTTCTCCATCTGTTATATGCTACA cTTGAGGTGCCGGTTATCTATGCGATGCTTTTCGCGGGGATTATGGGTTTCGGGATAGCAATGGGCTTAAACTTGTTGTGCATTTGTTATTCCTCTCACCGTGTGCGGTTTCCGCAGAATCCAAACTTGGTGTAA
- the LOC104735934 gene encoding uncharacterized protein LOC104735934 — MGDKRKKTFMFIRLVSAAGTGFFYVKRKSTKGLLEKLEFRKYDPRVNRHVLFTEQKMK, encoded by the coding sequence atgggggacaagaggaagaagacgttCATGTTCATCCGTCTTGTGTCAGCTGCTGGAACTGGATTCTTCTATGTGAAGAGGAAGAGTACCAAGGGACTTCTTGAGAAGCTCGAGTTCCGTAAATACGATCCTCGAGTCAACCGTCATGTCCTATTCACTGAGCAGAAGATGAAGTGA
- the LOC104735935 gene encoding NADH dehydrogenase [ubiquinone] 1 alpha subcomplex subunit 8-B: protein MSSAVDATGNPIPTSAVLTASAKHIGMRCMPENVAFLKCKKNDPNPEKCLDKGRDVTRCVLGLLKDLHQKCQKEMDDYVGCMYYYTNEFDLCRKEQEAFEKVCPLK, encoded by the exons ATGTCGAGTGCGGTGGACGCGACGGGAAACCCGATCCCTACTTCTGCGGTGTTGACGGCGTCAGCGAAGCATATAGGTATGCGATGTATGCCTGAGAACGTTGCGTTCCTCAAATGCAAGAAGAATGATCCTAACCCCGAGAAGTGCCTCGACAAAGGTCGTGATGTCACTCGCTGCGTTCTTGGCTT GCTGAAGGATCTTCACCAGAAGTGCCAAAAGGAGATGGATGACTATGTTGGGTGTATGTATTACTACACAAACGAGTTTGATCTGTGTAGGAAAGAGCAAGAAGCCTTCGAGAAAGTGTGTCCCTTGAAATGA
- the LOC104735936 gene encoding serine/arginine-rich SC35-like splicing factor SCL28, producing MVFCGFREPRGFGFVKYRYAEDAAEAMKRMNHKVIGGREITIVFAEENRKTPQEMRTNNHSSGHGDYKRTSHRSPRHRYRSHSRSRSPPRRDSRHSKGRVDDLYSPQRSRSISRSPLPRKEKKDKSYNVSQRPRRNRRSRGEERVLTPIRSRSLSRSRSRSLSR from the exons ATGGTGTTTTGTGGTTTTAGGGAGCCGAGAGGGTTTGGATTTGTTAAGTACCGTTATGCTGAAGATGCAGCTGAGGCGATGAAGCGAATGAATCACAAAGTTATTGGTGGGCGTGAGATAACTATTGTTTTTGCTGAGGAGAACCGTAAAACTCCACAAGAAATGCGTACAAATAACCATTCTAG TGGTCATGGAGATTACAAGAGGACTTCACACAGATCACCAAGGCATAGATATCGTT CTCATTCACGTTCGCGTTCTCCTCCAAGGCGAGATTCAAG ACACAGTAAAGGAAGAGTGGATGATTTGTACTCTCCTCAAAGGTCAAGATCTATTTCTCGTTCTCCTTTGCCCCGCAAGGAGAAGAAAGACAAGTCTTATAATGTGTCCCAAAGGCCAAGGAGAAACCGTAGAAGTCGTGGAGAGGAGAGGGTGCTTACTCCAATAAGGTCTCGTAGTCTGTCAAGGTCCCGTTCTCGATCCTTGAG TCGTTGA
- the LOC104735937 gene encoding zinc-finger homeodomain protein 8-like: MSKWKEIVTYGMCVNKINGEPKDHCRHFLAGGEEGTPEAFFCSGCGCHVCFHWKYVKKEIDMSTAIVKYGKCLKNHMAHMGGRCSLDGCGEFMAAGEEGTPEALSCSACGCHRSFHDKDYL, encoded by the exons ATGAGTAAGTGGAAAGAAATTGTTACTTATGGAATGTGCGTAAATAAGATCAATGGAGAGCCAAAAGACCATTGTAGGCATTTTCTTGCCGGCGGAGAGGAAGGAACTCCCGAGGCTTTCTTCTGTAGTGGCTGCGGTTGCCATGTATGTTTTCATTGGAAATATGTTAAAAAG GAGATTGATATGTCAACTGCCATAGTTAAGTACGGAAAATGCTTGAAAAACCATATGGCTCACATGGGAGGTCGTTGCTCACTAGATGGTTGCGGCGAATTCATGGCAGCCGGCGAAGAAGGAACCCCAGAGGCTCTCTCTTGTTCCGCATGTGGCTGCCACCGCAGTTTTCACGATAAAGATTACTTGTAG
- the LOC104735938 gene encoding glycine cleavage system H protein 2, mitochondrial-like, producing the protein MALRLMLASYRIASHLRISVSHRAFSSVVLKDLKYADSHEWVKIEGNKATVGITDHAQEHLGDVVYVELPDVGRSVSQGESFGAVESVKATSDINSPISGKVLQVNKDLSESPALVNSSPYEEGWIIKVELSDAGEVKKLMESDKYSKFCEEEDAKH; encoded by the exons atggctttgAGATTGATGTTGGCTTCTTATAGGATTGCTTCTCATCTCAGGATCTCCGTGTCCCATCGAGCGTTTTCTTCCG TGGTATTAAAGGATCTGAAATACGCGGATTCACATGAATGGGTGAAGATTGAAGGGAATAAAGCGACGGTTGGCATAACGGATCACGCTCAAGAGCATTTGGGAGATGTTGTCTATGTAGAGTTGCCTGATGTGGGACGTTCTGTGTCACAAGGTGAGAGTTTTGGAGCTGTCGAAAGCGTCAAAGCTACTAGTGATATCAATTCACCTATCTCCGGTAAGGTCCTTCAAGTCAATAAGGACCTTTCCGAGTCCCCTGCTTTG GTGAACTCGAGCCCATATGAAGAAGGATGGATCATAAAAGTGGAGCTTAGTGATGCAGGGGAAGTGAAGAAACTTATGGAATCAGACAAGTACTCCAAGTtctgcgaagaagaagatgccaaGCACTGA